Proteins found in one Crassostrea angulata isolate pt1a10 chromosome 3, ASM2561291v2, whole genome shotgun sequence genomic segment:
- the LOC128178107 gene encoding protein kintoun-like yields MASKDRLDDLNLSSDEVKRIGEALKNEEFRKLFVEYAQEISDPENRKKYEEEIAQMENERGMNVQFVHPQPGHCIKTSVDGNTKAFINICTNDKIDVPTSTPQVSPDGRRGLHWQIPHSFSPPRDDIVKSGGKCKVFDVVFHPDTYRMGENPRFMKLVEDTAIEGIENQFGVKIDRKNLKSMQMKYKGVPVATVIRSKSDKPSEKTANEEIDSVLKNLPYPYDEKTSAQKSEEMREKVKNKKNIETQRNKSKIPEKREGPTEPKYSITHRSNIDFQEYRNAPDAKTSTRPNELEIKIELPLLDSARQVELDVFERRLTLSSEKPAEYKLDLNLPYPVDDEKGSARFDKNKHCLIVTLPVLPQEQLELPFSGTKNEEPQEEQILQNQEKDVPKLIEEIPQDDDLPDLEEIDAATEVPSSLKNEQPKEETTTSLSVPKIAYGFPDFTFSQDTEAVAFVLNVWNVSSDSISVTYLSSCSCQVQFVSLGSGGFPIYYRFIVKFEEGCDIVPEHCSTDVNDANIVLTILKEKKARRHWDKFYAGSSEGQLQEYLFVTEKNLQTELNQLTTEPEEETEQSENTPTVVVTEMNKKKLAIKIKKNKQQNVKASQSSSSSSRTVTPLTDSEEEELASVDPGPPSADIKVVHDLEVPNLHGILKQRSVSESSEDLASSNSSCSPTSPRDELFGFKKSVKFNDHIDQTTFRTGAAVTSMTTALKSKRRRNRKREEKKNGRQRLNSGGSEGTSSGEELEARQALEEEEIALNGDHQDRENEEDVKESEDTQDQINEDVAEDMKEMGKGDKISSNVIETCKVASESVESKLVKSIKEKLSMSKSEQGNDSDDDGGEDDESDQKEKEVHVIIKDEPLDYRTKPKNLGDSKQSNFMEQLDKSATISAKQNGEDSGVESGIEGPGDSSEKQEEGAKTSLSWEETAKVDPVPGGETQTPGTTDLTSMDHKTQCAFSFSNAIMFDLDVD; encoded by the exons ATGGCGTCCAAAGACCGACTAGATGACCTGAATCTTTCTTCAGACGAAGTTAAGCGTATTGGAGAGGCTCTGAAGAATGAAGAATTTAGAAAACTATTTGTGGAATACGCGCAAGAAATATCTGATCCTGAAAATAGAAAGAAATATGAGGAAGAGATCGCCCAAATGGAAAATGAACGAGGGATGAATGTCCAGTTTGTACATCCCCAGCCTGGCCATTGCATCAAAACCAGTGTTGACGGTAATACGAAGGCATTTATCAACATCTGTACCAATGATAAAATAGATGTTCCGACCTCCACACCTCAGGTGAGTCCTGATGGTCGCAGGGGTTTACATTGGCAAATACCACATTCCTTTTCCCCACCGAGggatgatattgtaaaatctgGTGGAAAATGCAAAGTCTTCGACGTTGTATTTCATCCCGATACCTACAGAATGGGAGAGAATCCAAGATTCATGAAACTTGTTGAAGACACTGCTATAGAAGGGATTGAAAATCAATTTGGCGTAAAAATTGATAGAAAAAATCTGAAATCAATGCAAATGAAGTACAAAGGCGTGCCTGTTGCAACTGTCATTCGATCAAAGTCTGATAAACCATCTGAAAAAACTGCTAATGAAGAAATTGACAGTGTTTTGAAGAACTTACCATATCCATATGATGAAAAAACAAGTGCCCAAAAAAGTGAAGAAATGCGagaaaaggtaaaaaataagaagaatATAGAAACCCAAAGAAATAAATCTAAGATTCCAGAGAAAAGAGAGGGGCCAACTGAACCCAAGTACTCCATCACCCACAGGTCAAATATTGACTTTCAGGAGTATCGTAATGCTCCAGATGCCAAGACCAGTACAAGACCAAATGAGttagaaatcaaaattgaaCTACCGCTGCTGGACTCTGCAAGACAGGTGGAGCTTGATGTCTTTGAAAGAAGATTAACTTTGTCGTCAGAAAAGCCAGCAGAATACAAGTTAGATCTCAATCTTCCATACCCAGTGGATGATGAGAAAGGGTCTGCAagatttgacaaaaataaacattgtttgATTGTAACTTTACCAGTATTACCACAAGAGCAGTTAGAGTTGCCATTTTCTGGAACCAAAAATGAAGAACCCCAAGAGGAACAGATTTTACAAAACCAGGAAAAAGATGTACCAAAATTGATTGAAGAAATTCCACAAGATGATGACTTACCAGATTTAGAAGAAATTGATGCTGCAACAGAAGTTCCCTCTTCACTCAAGAATGAGCAACCAAAGGAAGAGACAACAACTTCGCTTTCTGTTCCCAAAATTGCTTATGGCTTTCCAGACTTTACATTTAGCCAAGACACAGAGGCAGttgcatttgttttaaatgtttggaATGTCTCCTCTGATTCTATTTCAGTAACTTACTTATCTTCTTGCAGTTGTCAGGTTCAGTTTGTATCATTGGGATCAGGGGGGTTTCCCATATATTATAGGTTCATTGTCAAGTTTGAGGAAGGTTGTGACATTGTACCAGAGCATTGCTCTACAGATGTGAATGATGCTAATATTGTACTGACTATCCTAAAGGAAAAGAAAGCAAGAAGACACTGGGATAAGTTCTATGCAGGCAGCAGTGAAGGTCAACTTCAG GAATACTTGTTCGTTACTGAGAAAAATCTTCAGACAGAACTCAATCAACTGACCACAGAGCCCGAGGAAGAGACTGAACAGTCAGAAAATACACCCACAgttgttgtgactgaaatgaataaaaagaagtTGGCAATAAAGATCAAG aaaaataagCAGCAAAATGTAAAAGCATCGCAATCATCTTCATCGAGCAGTAGGACTGTGACCCCACTGACCGATTCTGAGGAGGAAGAACTAGCATCAGTTGATCCAGGTCCACCATCTGCAGACATCAAG GTAGTTCATGATCTGGAAGTTCCAAATCTACATGGAATCTTGAAGCAGCGTTCGGTGTCGGAGTCCAGCGAGGACTTAGCCAGCTCTAATAGCAGCTGTAGTCCCACCAGTCCAAGAGATGAGCTGTTTGGATTCAAGAAGTCTGTCAAGTTCAATGACCACATAGATCAGACAACGTTCCGCACAGGTGCTGCTGTCACCTCCATGACAACTGCCCTGAAGAGCAAACGGCGCAGAAACAGGAAGAGAGAGGAAAAGAAAAATGGCCGCCAGCGACTCAACAGTGGAGGATCAG AGGGAACATCTAGTGGAGAAGAACTAGAGGCTAGGCAGGCTTTAGAGGAGGAAGAAATCGCGTTGAACGGTGACCATCAGGACAGAGAAAATGAGGAAGATGTGAAAGAGAGCGAAGACACACAAGATCAGATCAATGAAGATGTTGCAGAAGATATGAAAGAAATGGGAAAGGGAGATAAAATTAGCTCTAATGTGATAGAGACGTGTAAAGTGGCCTCGGAGAGTGTTGAAAGCAAGCTTGTAAAAAGCATCAAGGAGAAATTGTCCATGTCTAAGTCTGAGCAAGGCAATGATAGTGATGATGATGGTGGAGAAGATGATGAGAGTGATCAGAAGGAAAAGGAAGTTCATGTGATAATCAAAGACGAACCTTTAGATTATCGGACTAAACCGAAAAATCTTGGTGATTCTAAGCAATCAAATTTCATGGAGCAGCTTGATAAGTCAGCCACTATATCTGCCAAGCAGAATGGTGAAGATTCTGGAGTGGAGAGTGGGATTGAAGGGCCAGGGGATTCCTCGGAGAAGCAAGAGGAGGGGGCAAAGACTTCCCTCAGCTGGGAGGAGACGGCCAAGGTGGATCCGGTGCCTGGGGGTGAGACCCAGACCCCCGGGACCACTGACCTGACCTCCATGGATCACAAGACCCAGTGTGCATTCTCCTTCTCCAATGCTATCATGTTTGATCTCGATGTTGACTAA